One stretch of Lytechinus variegatus isolate NC3 chromosome 17, Lvar_3.0, whole genome shotgun sequence DNA includes these proteins:
- the LOC121430899 gene encoding myosin regulatory light chain 12A-like produces the protein MTSHHSVIASSSKKKKKSGRAAARRTTNVFSMFETAQIKEFKEAFSIIDQNRDGFIDRDDLHDMLASLGKDPTEKQLDTMINEAPGPINFTMFLTLFGEKLQGTDPENVILDAFGYLDGEGTGKISEDVFREMMMTMGRRFSEEEMEEITRGAPIKNGLLDYREFTRTLKHGSSRKGDREGGKHKT, from the exons ATGACCAGTCATCACAGTGTAATTGCTAGTAgcagtaaaaagaaaaagaagtctGGCCGAGCAGCTGCCCGTAGGACAACTAACGTCTTCTCCATGTTTGAGACAGCGCAGATCAAAGAATTCAAAGAAGCCTTTAGTATCATCGATCAGAATAGAGATGGATTCATTGATCGTGATGATCTTCATGACATGTTAGCATCACTcg GCAAGGACCCGACTGAGAAGCAACTTGATACGATGATCAATGAGGCTCCTGGACCTATCAACTTCACCATGTTCTTAACTCTCTTTGGTGAGAAGCTACAAGGTACAGACCCTGAGAATGTTATCCTTGATGCTTTTGGTTACCTGGATGGAGAAGGAACTG GTAAGATATCAGAGGATGTATTTcgtgagatgatgatgacgatggggAGAAGGTTTAGCGAAGAAGAGATGGAGGAGATAACACGTGGTGCACCAATCAAAAACGGTCTCCTTGACTACCGTGAGTTCACACGTACTCTCAAGCATGGATCATCTCGAAAAGGGGACAGAGAGGGCGGCAAACACAAGACTTAA